The following coding sequences are from one Acidobacteriota bacterium window:
- the ilvB gene encoding biosynthetic-type acetolactate synthase large subunit: protein MKLTGAQILWESLVREGVDVVFGYPGGAILPSYDAMLDYPVRHILVRHEQGATHMADGYARASGRVGVAIATSGPGATNMVTGIATAMLDSSPIVCITGQVGSKLIGLDAFQETDITGITLPITKHNFLVTRADELAATIREAFYIARSGRPGPVLVDITKDAQQSACEFEWTEHRPMPGYRPDLKPHPREIQHAIDLIHTARRPLILAGHGILVSNAMAEVREFAERADVPVAMTLLGIGAFPASHPLNLGMMGMHGESWVNQAIQEADLLLAFGMRFDDRVTGNVRTYAPNAKKIHVDIDPAEFNKTVKVDVALAGDLRHVLTHDLLPHVEKCERTEWIAYINGLKGDASVRDIRNLPDSGHLYAAHVIHDLWRETGGNAIVVTDVGQHQMWEAQYYHHDAPRTLITSGGLGTMGFALPAAIGAKVARPDAEVWVVVGDGGFQMTMCELATIAQEQIDLNVAIVNNGYLGMVRQWQEFFYERRYAATPLVNPDFARLAEAFGLAAMQVTERAQVVPAVAAARQHQGTVVIDFRVEQEDSVYPMVPAGRDLHDMIRRPSPIAETGADR, encoded by the coding sequence ATGAAGCTCACCGGTGCGCAGATCCTGTGGGAGAGCCTGGTCCGCGAAGGCGTCGACGTCGTCTTCGGCTACCCGGGCGGCGCGATCCTGCCGTCGTACGACGCCATGCTCGACTACCCCGTCCGCCACATCCTCGTGCGCCACGAGCAGGGCGCCACCCACATGGCCGACGGGTACGCGCGGGCGAGCGGCCGAGTCGGCGTCGCCATCGCGACGTCGGGCCCCGGCGCGACGAACATGGTGACGGGCATCGCGACCGCCATGCTCGATTCGTCGCCGATCGTCTGCATCACCGGGCAGGTCGGCAGCAAGCTGATCGGACTCGACGCGTTCCAGGAGACCGACATCACCGGCATCACCCTGCCGATCACGAAGCACAACTTCCTGGTCACGCGCGCCGACGAGCTGGCGGCGACCATCCGCGAGGCGTTCTACATCGCGCGTTCGGGCCGTCCGGGTCCGGTGCTGGTGGACATCACGAAGGACGCGCAGCAGAGCGCGTGCGAGTTCGAGTGGACCGAGCACCGGCCGATGCCGGGCTATCGGCCCGACCTCAAGCCGCATCCGCGCGAGATCCAGCACGCGATCGACCTGATTCACACGGCGCGGCGGCCCCTCATCCTCGCCGGCCACGGGATCCTGGTGTCGAACGCGATGGCCGAGGTCCGCGAGTTCGCCGAGCGGGCCGACGTGCCGGTGGCGATGACGCTGCTCGGCATCGGCGCGTTCCCCGCCTCGCACCCGCTCAACCTCGGCATGATGGGCATGCACGGCGAGTCGTGGGTCAACCAGGCGATCCAGGAAGCCGACCTGCTGCTCGCCTTCGGCATGCGGTTCGACGACCGGGTCACGGGCAACGTGCGAACCTACGCGCCGAACGCGAAGAAGATCCACGTCGACATCGACCCGGCGGAGTTCAACAAGACGGTGAAGGTCGACGTGGCGCTCGCCGGCGACCTCCGGCACGTGCTGACGCACGACCTCCTGCCGCACGTGGAGAAGTGCGAGCGAACGGAGTGGATTGCGTACATCAACGGGCTGAAGGGCGACGCGTCGGTACGCGACATCCGCAACCTGCCCGACAGCGGGCACCTCTATGCCGCCCACGTCATCCACGACCTCTGGCGCGAAACCGGCGGCAACGCGATCGTCGTCACCGACGTCGGCCAGCACCAGATGTGGGAGGCGCAGTACTACCATCACGACGCGCCGCGCACGCTCATCACGTCGGGCGGCCTCGGCACGATGGGCTTCGCGCTGCCCGCGGCCATCGGCGCCAAGGTGGCCCGGCCGGACGCGGAGGTGTGGGTCGTCGTCGGCGACGGCGGCTTCCAGATGACGATGTGCGAACTGGCGACCATCGCGCAGGAGCAGATCGACCTCAACGTCGCCATCGTCAACAACGGCTACCTCGGCATGGTCCGGCAGTGGCAGGAGTTCTTCTACGAGCGCCGCTACGCCGCGACACCGCTCGTCAACCCCGACTTCGCGAGGCTGGCCGAAGCGTTCGGCCTCGCCGCGATGCAGGTGACCGAGCGCGCGCAGGTCGTGCCGGCCGTCGCCGCCGCCCGGCAGCACCAGGGCACGGTCGTCATCGACTTCCGCGTCGAGCAGGAGGACTCGGTCTACCCGATGGTGCCCGCGGGCCGAGACCTGCACGACATGATCCGGCGCCCGAGCCCCATCGCCGAGACAGGAGCCGACCGATGA